The following are encoded together in the Tripterygium wilfordii isolate XIE 37 chromosome 18, ASM1340144v1, whole genome shotgun sequence genome:
- the LOC119983919 gene encoding uncharacterized protein LOC119983919 — protein sequence MAEQEHERSWKPIHQLMFDYLKHLGYDDTVVEEFKKRCLDANYPYFKPFDDWIFIRTSFPSSSSGPVQIGKVTTIDPTKVYRLISGEARLVEEFGNVTLNETTGGTMDDRIFRPTSFPSSSSGTVQIGKVTSTDPTKVYRLVSGEARLVEEIQNVPLYEIDVTTSDPLAFPNETAETFSDPFSPYDPDETISDPIPLSPIPYELVDPEKVHMFGEILGVGLLPPPSDPSLKD from the exons ATGGCTGAACAGGAACATGAAAGGAG TTGGAAACCGATTCATCAGTTGATGTTTGACTACCTAAAACATTTGGGATATGATGACACTGTTGTAGAGGAATTCAAGAAGCGATGTCTGGATGCCAATTATCCGTACTTCAAACCTTTCGATGATTGGATTTTCATCCGTACCAGTTTTCCTAGTAGCTCCAGTGGACCTGTTCAGATCGGGAAAGTTACTACCATTGATCCTACAAAAGTTTATCGACTTATTAGTGGAGAAGCACGTCTTGTTGAGGAGTTTGGGAATGTTACTTTGAATGAGACAACAGGGGGGACTATGGATGATCGGATTTTCCGCCCTACAAGTTTTCCTAGTAGCTCCAGTGGAACTGTTCAGATTGGGAAAGTTACTTCCACTGATCCTACAAAAGTTTATCGACTTGTTAGTGGAGAAGCACGTCTTGTTGAGGAGATTCAGAATGTTCCTTTGTATGAGATAGATGTAACAACTAGTGATCCCCTTGCCTTTCCTAATGAGACAGCAGAGACATTTAGTGATCCCTTTTCTCCTTATGATCCAGATGAGACAATTAGTGATCCCATTCCCTTATCACCCATTCCCTATGAATTGGTGGATCCTGAAAAGGTGCATATGTTTGGAGAAATACTGGGAGTGGGGTTACTACCACCTCCATCG GATCCTTCGCTCAAGGACTGA
- the LOC119983810 gene encoding uncharacterized protein LOC119983810, with the protein MEEEKKLNDFQQLLFNYFKHLGFNENVVQDLKEKALDPKTPSFKPLSQWVRMPGSEARPKDVGTDNTVEQGDGAELTREKKKVATGVDGKFQAIDSASVLISDFREKLVVQSDQSSGLRSDC; encoded by the exons ATGGAAGAGGAGAAAAA ATTGAATGATTTCCAGCAACTACTCTTCAACTACTTCAAACATCTAGGTTTCAATGAAAACGTTGTTCAAGATTTGAAGGAGAAAGCCCTCGATCCTAAAACTCCAAGTTTCAAACCCTTGTCCCAGTGGGTTCGTATGCCAGGTTCAGAAGCCAGGCCAAAAGACGTTGGAACGGACAACACTGTGGAGCAAGGAGACGGTGCAGAACTGacgagggagaagaagaaggttgCGACAGGGGTTGATGGGAAATTCCAGGCAATCGATTCTGCTTCAGTGCTTATTTCTGATTTTCGGGAGAAGTTGGTTGTTCAATCTGATCAGAGTTCGGGCTTGCGATCAGATTGTTAG
- the LOC119983918 gene encoding uncharacterized protein LOC119983918 — translation MAEQEHERSWKPIHQLMFDYLKHLGYDDAVVEEFKKRCLDANYPYFKPFDDWIFIRTSFPSSSSGPVQIGKVTTIDPTKVYRLISGEARLVEEFGNVTLNETTGGTMDDRIFRPTSFPSSSSGTVQIGKVTSTDPTKVYRLVSGEARLVEEIQNVPLYEIDVTTSDPLAFPNETAETFSDPFSPYDPDETISDPIPLSPIPYELVDPEKVHMFGEILGVGLLPPPSDPSLKD, via the exons ATGGCTGAACAGGAACATGAAAGGAG TTGGAAACCGATTCATCAGTTGATGTTTGACTACCTAAAACATTTGGGATACGATGACGCTGTTGTAGAGGAATTCAAGAAGCGATGTCTGGATGCCAATTATCCGTACTTCAAACCTTTCGATGATTGGATTTTCATCCGTACCAGTTTTCCTAGTAGCTCCAGTGGACCTGTTCAGATCGGGAAAGTTACTACCATTGATCCTACAAAAGTTTATCGACTTATTAGTGGAGAAGCACGTCTTGTTGAGGAGTTTGGGAATGTTACTTTGAATGAGACAACAGGGGGGACTATGGATGATCGGATTTTCCGCCCTACAAGTTTTCCTAGTAGCTCCAGTGGAACTGTTCAGATTGGGAAAGTTACTTCCACTGATCCTACAAAAGTTTATCGACTTGTTAGTGGAGAAGCACGTCTTGTTGAGGAGATTCAGAATGTTCCTTTGTATGAGATAGATGTAACAACTAGTGATCCCCTTGCCTTTCCTAATGAGACAGCAGAGACATTTAGTGATCCCTTTTCTCCTTATGATCCAGATGAGACAATTAGTGATCCCATTCCCTTATCACCCATTCCCTATGAATTGGTGGATCCTGAAAAGGTGCATATGTTTGGAGAAATACTGGGAGTGGGGTTACTACCACCTCCATCG GATCCTTCGCTCAAGGACTGA